The following proteins are co-located in the Silene latifolia isolate original U9 population chromosome 1, ASM4854445v1, whole genome shotgun sequence genome:
- the LOC141643311 gene encoding uncharacterized protein LOC141643311, with protein MGSTNFNCVLSYAERLGGSTSDQEIDEFQSCLSKCGVIDCPAMGSFFTWNNKQEIRSRVYSRLDRALINEEWSKGMPDMYAHFLPEGTFDHTPCILKSSGQGGTQSKPFKYFNMWGKAVMYLPLLSGWWDQHIQVTKMYRVVQKLKSLKSQLRRYNKDHFSDIENNTGIALKNLEYVQSQIDANPGNIFWMKKEQAATAKYKELHGACTHFLSQKAKAAWIKDGDCNTKYFHGVIKSKFMRN; from the coding sequence ATGGGATCAACTAATTTTAATTGTGTTCTGTCCTATGCTGAGAGGTTAGGGGGCAGCACTAGTGATCAAGAGATTGATGAATTCCAAAGTTGTCTTTCCAAGTGTGGGGTGATTGATTGTCCAGCTATGGGGTCCTTTTTCACTTGGAATAACAAACAGGAAATAAGGTCAAGAGTTTATAGCAGATTAGATAGGGCCCTTATTAATGAAGAATGGAGTAAGGGTATGCCTGATATGTATGCTCATTTCTTACCAGAGGGGACATTTGATCACACTCCTTGTATTCTGAAAAGCTCTGGTCAAGGTGGCACACAAAGCAAGCCATTcaaatatttcaatatgtgggggAAGGCAGTTATGTATCTTCCTTTGCTATCTGGATGGTGGGATCAGCATATTCAGGTTACCAAAATGTATAGAGTTGTGCAGAAGCTAAAGTCTCTAAAGTCTCAGCTCAGGAGATATAACAAGGATCATTTTTCTGATATTGAGAACAATACTGGGATAGCATTGAAAAATCTGGAATATGTGCAATCTCAAATTGATGCTAATCCTGGTAATATCTTCTGGATGAAGAAAGAGCAGGCTGCCACTGCTAAATATAAAGAACTTCATGGGGCTTGTACACATTTTTTGAGTCAGAAAGCTAAGGCAGCTTGGATTAAGGATGGAGATTGTAACACCAAATATTTTCATGGAGTCATTAAGAGCAAGTTTATGAGAAATTAA